The genomic window GCAAACCCCATTATGCGACAATGGAGTTTAGTTTTATTATTACGAACAAGATATATTGAAACAAGTATAATAATGATCAGAATTGTTTGAATAATAAGGTTCAACATAAAGTACCCCCACTTCCAAAGTGCCTTACTGAATATTGGGACAGAATGGTATAAAAAACTGCCTTACAATAGAAATACAAAAAAGAGGTATATAACACATGGCGATGCTATCAAGGAACGAATTAAGCAAACTCCTGGAGGGAGAGCAGCCTCTTGTTGAAGGGTTTGTGGATAAAGAACTTCAGGTGCAACCCAATGGTATCGAACTTACACTTGAGAGTGTGCACAGAATAAATGGAAAAGGTACAATAGATTTTGATAATTCAAAAAGGCAAATTCCTGAAAGCATACCTCTTGATTTCGAGGAAGAATGGATTGATCTTGAAAAGGGTATATATAAAATTGTCTTTAATGAAATCGTTAATATCCCCAAAACGCTTGCAGCACTTGCAACACCAAGGTCAAGCCTGATACGTGCCGGAGCGACTCTGGAAACCGCTGTATGGGATGCCGGGTACCGGGGAAGAAGCGAATGTTTACTTGTTGTGTATAGCCCCAATGGCCTGAAACTGCAGAAAAATGCGCGTCTGATACAACTTGTATTTTATACTCTGCACACAGAAGTTAATGAAGGATACAATGGCAAATACCAAAATGAGAATACCTGCTTACAATAATTTTTTATAAAACACACGTACATATATGTACAGGAGAGTACACATGAGTGAAATCGGCAAATCCGTAAGGATCGAACGCATATTCGATCGTAATACACAAAACGCAATAATAATACCAATGGACCACGGAGTCGGGGCCGGGCCTCTAAGAGGACTGACAGATATGCCTGATACTGTAAATAAAGTCGCTGAAGGTGGTGCAAACGCAGTATTGGGCCATATGGGTCTTCCCAAATACGGCCACAGGGGATATGGAAAGGATGTGGGATTGATAATTCATCTTTCCGGCTCAACATCCCTTGGCCCGGACCCAAATCACAAGGTACTGGTTACAACCATTGAAGAAGCCATAAAAGTGGGCGCTGATGCAGTATCAGTCCACATAAATATAGGTGCAGATGATGAAGCAAAGATGTTGCAGGATCTTGGAAGAATCGCAAAAGGTTGTGATGAATGGGGAATTCCACTTCTGGCAATGATGTACCCCCGGGGACCTCGCGTAGCATCAGAACATGATGCAGATTATGTGAAACATGCTGCAAGAGTTGGTGCCGAGCTGGGAGCAGATATCGTAAAAACAAATTACACAGGAGATATTGATTCATTCAAAGAAGTCGTGGAAGGCTGCCCGGTACCAGTTGTTATAGCAGGCGGCCCCCAGATGGAAACCGAAGAAGATCTTCTTCAAATGATACATGATTCACTGGAGGCTGGAGGCAGAGGTGTTGCAATCGGCAGAAATGTATTCCAGTCGGAAAACCCGGTTGTTACTGTATCTAAAATATCCCGCATTGTACATGGGGGAGAAACTGTAGAAGAAGTCCTTAATCGATAAAATTTGAAAAGAAGAGAGCAAGACCATGTAAGTGGTATGGCCAAATGAAGATATGTTAGGTGGTGGTGGTACGATATGAAAATGGTCTTGCCTAATAAAGTGTATATACAGTCCCCTATAAATACTTTTTTGATAATATCATCATAATGATGAGAAATTATAAACTATATATATAAATGGCTCTGATCTAAAAATATTGACAGATCACACACATTCCCCATAATGAGCAAATGTTATTGGATTTTAATTGTTCATAATTATCGTGCAATTTTGAAATAGTTCGATAGAATTAAATGTCATGGAAATATGGAGAATGAGATCACTTTCATTGATATTATACCATTTATCGAGGATTAAATTATGGACAAATATGAGCAGGTTATCGAACTGGCAAAAAGACGTGGATTCCTGTGGAACTCTTTTGAATTATATGGAGGTACTGCCGGATTCTATGACTACGGACCTCTGGGAAGTACCCTGAAACGCAGAATAGAGAACATATGGAGGCAATTCTATGTTGTCCGGGAAGGCTTCATGGAAATCGAAACTCCTACCATAGGTATTGAGGACATATTCGTAGCTTCGGGTCATGTAGGAGGGTTCTCCGACCCTCTGTGTGAATGTGAACAATGCAAAGAGGCATTCCGGGCAGATCACCTGATTGAAGACTATGTAGCAGTTGCGGATGCGTTGACCAATGAAGAAGTAGATGAAATGATCAGCAAATATGATATTTGCTGCCCGGAATGTGAGGGAAAACTCGGAAAGGCCAGGGAGTTTAACCTAATGTTTGAGACGAGCATAGGACCCGGTAATGGCAGACCCGGATACCTGCGTCCGGAAACAGCCCAGGGAATCTTTATTGATTTCCAGAGGCTGGCACGTTATTACAGGGAAAAACTGCCCTTCGGTGTAACCCAGATCGGTAAATCATACCGTAATGAGATATCCCCGCGACAGGGTGTCATAAGACTCAGGGAATTTACCCAGGCTGAGGCTGAAATATTCACCCATCCGGAAGAAAAAACCCATCCTGAAATTGCTGCAGTTGAAAATGACCTGATAATACTTTACTCCGATGAAGCCCAAAAAAGAGGGGAACTGGAAGAAATGACAATTCGGGAAGCAATTGACAACAATATCATTGCCCACGAATTCCTTGCCTATCATATTGCTCTTACCAACCGTTTCCTCAAACGTATTGGTATATCTCCCGACAAACTGAGATTCCGCCAGCATAAGAAAGATGAGATGGCACATTATGCAATCGATTGCTGGGATGGCGAAATCAAAACAGCTCGTTTTGGATGGATAGAAACAGTAGGTATTGCCGATCGGACTGACTATGACCTGAATGCCCATACAAAAATGAGCAAAAACGAGCTGGCGGTCTATATAGAATATGATGAACCTAAAATGGTGAAAAAATTTGCTGTAAAACCGGACATGGGAAAACTAGGGCCTTTATTCCGGAAAAAAGCAAAGGATGTTGCAGAAGCCCTCAAACAACTCGGGCCTGAAGAACTTGAAAAAGATGGCGATATAAAT from Methanohalophilus halophilus includes these protein-coding regions:
- a CDS encoding deoxyuridine 5'-triphosphate nucleotidohydrolase; protein product: MAMLSRNELSKLLEGEQPLVEGFVDKELQVQPNGIELTLESVHRINGKGTIDFDNSKRQIPESIPLDFEEEWIDLEKGIYKIVFNEIVNIPKTLAALATPRSSLIRAGATLETAVWDAGYRGRSECLLVVYSPNGLKLQKNARLIQLVFYTLHTEVNEGYNGKYQNENTCLQ
- a CDS encoding 2-amino-3,7-dideoxy-D-threo-hept-6-ulosonate synthase, with the protein product MSEIGKSVRIERIFDRNTQNAIIIPMDHGVGAGPLRGLTDMPDTVNKVAEGGANAVLGHMGLPKYGHRGYGKDVGLIIHLSGSTSLGPDPNHKVLVTTIEEAIKVGADAVSVHINIGADDEAKMLQDLGRIAKGCDEWGIPLLAMMYPRGPRVASEHDADYVKHAARVGAELGADIVKTNYTGDIDSFKEVVEGCPVPVVIAGGPQMETEEDLLQMIHDSLEAGGRGVAIGRNVFQSENPVVTVSKISRIVHGGETVEEVLNR
- the glyS gene encoding glycine--tRNA ligase; the encoded protein is MDKYEQVIELAKRRGFLWNSFELYGGTAGFYDYGPLGSTLKRRIENIWRQFYVVREGFMEIETPTIGIEDIFVASGHVGGFSDPLCECEQCKEAFRADHLIEDYVAVADALTNEEVDEMISKYDICCPECEGKLGKAREFNLMFETSIGPGNGRPGYLRPETAQGIFIDFQRLARYYREKLPFGVTQIGKSYRNEISPRQGVIRLREFTQAEAEIFTHPEEKTHPEIAAVENDLIILYSDEAQKRGELEEMTIREAIDNNIIAHEFLAYHIALTNRFLKRIGISPDKLRFRQHKKDEMAHYAIDCWDGEIKTARFGWIETVGIADRTDYDLNAHTKMSKNELAVYIEYDEPKMVKKFAVKPDMGKLGPLFRKKAKDVAEALKQLGPEELEKDGDINVVVNGEEVSVPKDVVSAEEVEEKISGETVVPHVIEPSYGIDRIFYTLLEHAYETEMAPTAEEEKEEERILLKFKSEIAPIQVAVLPLMKNSDELVSKGRQIVSNLKDMGLMVAYDDSGTIGRRYRRNDEIGTPYSVTIDYDTLEDNTVTIRQRDTMNQVRTPVSNLEENLKKLINGQMAFEEAGRPL